A stretch of Rhododendron vialii isolate Sample 1 chromosome 4a, ASM3025357v1 DNA encodes these proteins:
- the LOC131321652 gene encoding vacuole membrane protein KMS1-like, which produces MGSKKKAGSLKSPSRSASQDMDVSIQEFLPLAGLREKHQLELENLTLTTEPVKTVKFFVLAVLQYLKRTVLYLLAHGGWLMVLCTIGVLVGILLLTIDGPHEKHVEELRQYFQFGLWWVALGVASSIGLGSGLHTFVLYLGPHIALFTLKAMQCGRVDIKSAPYDTIQLKRGPSWLDKDCIEFGPPVFSSLESMRVPLSSILPQIQMEAILWGFGTALGELPPYFISKAASMPDGQLEALEGLNASSSENSGVIATRLNQIKRWFLSHSQYLNFFTILVLASVPNPLFDLAGIMCGQFGIPFWKFFVATLIGKAIVKTHIQTVFIISVCNNQLLDWIENEMIWVLGFIPGLASALPNLVFKLKAMRAKYMATPPPTSSKIKVKKWDLSFTLIWNTIVWLMIMNFFVQIVTSTAQRYLKKQQEKELASMQSNES; this is translated from the exons ATGGGTTCCAAGAAAAAAGCAGGTTCCCTTAAATCTCCTTCTCGCTCTGCTTCTCAAGACATGGACGTGTCGATTCAag AGTTTCTACCTCTTGCAGGACTCCGGGAGAAGCATCAACTGGAACTTGAGAATTTGACACTAACCACAGAACCTGTCAAAACGgtgaagttttttgttttggctgtTCTTCAGTATCTTAAGAGAACAGTATTGTATCTTTTGGCACATGGCGGTTGGCTCATGGTTCTGTGCACTATTGGGGTTCTTGTTGGAATACTGCTATTGACCATTGATGGCCCCCATGAAAAG CATGTTGAGGAGCTACGTCAATATTTTCAGTTTGGATTGTGGTGGGTTGCTCTTGGCGTTGCATCTTCTATTGGTCTTG GATCTGGTTTGCACACTTTTGTTCTTTATCTGGGTCCTCATATTGCCTTGTTCACCCTAAAAGCTATGCAATGTGGCCGAGTTGATATCAAAAGTGCTCCATATGATACAATACAATTGAAGAGAGGCCCTTCTTGGCTTGACAAGGATTGCATAGAATTTGGGCCCCCAGTGTTTTCGTCTTTAGAAAGTATGCGGGTGCCATTGAGCAGCATATTACCTCAGATCCAGATGGAGGCTATTTTATGGGGCTTTGGGACTGCTCTTGGGGAACTTCCTCCATATTTTATCTCCAAAGCAG CAAGTATGCCCGATGGCCAACTGGAAGCCCTTGAAGGATTGAATGCGTCCTCGTCTGAAAATAGTGGGGTCATAGCTACTCGTCTAAATCAGATCAAGCGTTGGTTCCTGTCACACTCGCAATATTTAAACTTCTTTACTATTTTAGTGCTTGCTTCG GTTCCAAATCCTTTGTTTGACCTCGCTGGCATTATGTGTGGACAATTTGGGATTCCTTTCTGGAAGTTTTTTGTTGCAACATTAATTGGAAAGGCGATTGTTAAAACTCACATACAG ACAGTGTTCATTATCTCAGTTTGCAATAATCAACTTCTTGACTGGATAGAAAACGAGATGATTTGGGTGCTTGGCTTTATTCCTGGTTTGGCTTCTGCGTTGCCTAACCTTGTTTTTAAATTGAAAGCAATGCGAGCCAAGTATATGGCAACCCCACCTCCCACGTCCTCAAAAATCAAG GTGAAGAAGTGGGATCTTTCATTCACTTTGATTTGGAACACTATCGTGTGGCTCATGATTATGAACTTCTTCGTTCAGATTGTAACCTCTACTGCACAGAGGTATCTTAAGAAACAGCAGGAAAAGGAGTTGGCGTCGATGCAGTCAAATGAGTCCTGA
- the LOC131321651 gene encoding sugar transport protein 13-like encodes MAGGGLAAPAGGGTQFEAKITPIVIISCIMAATGGLMFGYDVGVSGGVTSMGPFLKKFFPVVYRRTQAGDHDSNYCKYDNQGLQMFTSSLYLAGLTATFFASYTTRRLGRRLTMLIAGVFFIVGVILNTAAVNIEMLIIGRVLLGCGVGFANQAVPLFLSEIAPTRIRGGLNILFQLNVTIGILFANLVNYGTAKIEGGWGWRVSLGLAGIPALLLTVGSLMVVDTPNSLIERGRLDEGKAVLRRIRGVDNVEPEYLELVEASRVAKQVQHPFRNLLKRRNRPQLIIAMALQIFQQFTGINAIMFYAPVLFNTLGFKDDASLYSAVITGAVNVISTVVSIYSVDKVGRRFLLLEAGVQMFLSQTVIAVILGLKLKDSTSSSLPSGYAIMVVIMVCTFVSAFAWSWGPLGWLIPSETFPLETRSAGQSVTVCVNLLFTFVIAQSFLSMLCHFKFGIFLFFSSWVLVMSVFVLFLVPETKNVPIEEMTERVWKQHWLWKRFMDDDDEHRLEGGKGIDGEKNGYRNGFDPVSQL; translated from the exons ATGGCGGGGGGAGGATTAGCGGCTCCGGCCGGGGGAGGGACCCAGTTTGAGGCGAAGATAACACCAATCGTGATCATTTCGTGTATCATGGCCGCTACCGGTGGCCTCATGTTCGGCTACGACGTCGGCGTTTCAG GAGGAGTTACTTCAATGGGCCCTTTCTTGAAAAAGTTTTTCCCAGTGGTTTACCGGAGGACTCAGGCCGGCGACCACGACAGCAACTACTGCAAGTACGACAACCAGGGGCTACAGATGTTCACATCATCCCTATACTTGGCTGGGTTAACGGCGACCTTTTTCGCGTCGTACACGACGCGGCGGCTCGGCCGGAGGCTCACCATGTTGATCGCCGGAGTCTTCTTCATAGTTGGTGTGATACTAAATACTGCGGCCGTGAATATTGAAATGCTCATAATTGGACGGGTCTTGCTTGGCTGTGGTGTTGGCTTTGCTAATCAG GCGGTTCCGCTGTTCCTATCGGAGATTGCGCCGACAAGGATTCGGGGAGGACTAAACATATTATTCCAGCTGAATGTAACCATAGGCATTCTCTTTGCCAACCTTGTCAACTACGGCACTGCAAA GATAGAAGGGGGATGGGGTTGGAGGGTATCCCTGGGTCTGGCCGGGATTCCAGCGCTACTTCTAACCGTGGGATCTCTGATGGTGGTGGACACCCCAAACAGCCTGATTGAGCGTGGCCGCTTGGACGAAGGCAAGGCGGTGCTGAGAAGGATTCGGGGCGTGGATAACGTTGAACCAGAGTACTTGGAGCTGGTTGAGGCTAGCCGTGTAGCCAAACAAGTGCAGCACCCCTTTAGGAATCTCCTCAAGAGGAGGAACCGTCCTCAATTGATCATTGCCATGGCCTTGCAG ATCTTCCAGCAATTCACCGGAATCAACGCGATCATGTTCTACGCACCGGTCCTCTTCAACACGTTAGGATTCAAAGATGACGCATCCCTCTACTCCGCTGTCATAACCGGTGCGGTCAATGTCATCTCTACCGTCGTCTCCATCTACTCCGTCGACAAAGTTGGCCGGCGCTTCCTCCTCCTCGAAGCCGGCGTCCAGATGTTCCTCTCCCAAACGGTCATCGCGGTGATCCTCGGACTAAAATTGAAGGACAGCACATCAAGCAGCCTCCCCAGTGGCTACGCCATCATGGTCGTGATCATGGTGTGCACGTTCGTGTCGGCTTTCGCATGGTCGTGGGGACCGCTCGGGTGGCTGATCCCCAGCGAGACCTTCCCGCTGGAGACCAGGTCGGCCGGGCAGAGCGTGACCGTCTGCGTCAACCTCCTGTTCACTTTCGTGATCGCCCAGTCGTTCCTGTCGATGCTGTGCCATTTCAAGTTCGggatcttcttgttcttctcgAGTTGGGTGTTGGTCATGTCGGTATTCGTGCTGTTTCTGGTACCCGAGACGAAGAACGTGCCGATCGAGGAGATGACGGAGAGGGTTTGGAAGCAGCATTGGCTGTGGAAGAGGTTTatggacgacgacgacgaacaCAGACTGGAGGGGGGAAAGGGGATTGATGGAGAGAAAAATGGTTATAGAAATGGGTTTGATCCTGTTTCCCAGTTGTAG
- the LOC131321649 gene encoding mavicyanin, giving the protein MALGVDQSRKAWALLLFAICAAALQLQGSMAVVHKVGDSAGWTTIGNIDYKQWSATKSFQLGDVIVFSYNPQFHNVMQVTHREYQACNATAPIATHTTGNDSITIATRGHHFFLCGVPGHCLSGQKVDINVLRTPLAPTPSATPTPTPDTTVPSPSPSTAAPLYAMVGTLGKIGLSVAVFAAFSSTFA; this is encoded by the exons ATGGCTCTGGGCGTGGATCAGAGCAGAAAGGCCTGGGCTCTGTTGTTGTTTGCCATTTGTGCTGCAGCCTTGCAATTGCAAGGGTCCATGGCTGTTGTTCACAAGGTGGGAGACTCGGCTGGTTGGACCACCATTGGCAACATTGATTACAAGCAATGGTCTGCAACCAAGTCCTTTCAACTTGGGGATGTCATCG TTTTCAGTTACAATCCTCAGTTTCACAACGTGATGCAAGTCACACACCGAGAGTACCAAGCCTGCAACGCCACCGCCCCAATCGCCACCCACACCACTGGCAACGACTCCATCACCATCGCCACCCGCGGCCACCACTTCTTCCTGTGTGGTGTCCCCGGTCACTGCCTATCCGGACAGAAGGTCGACATCAACGTGCTACGAACTCCGTTGGCTCCAACCCCTTCAGCAACCCCTACTCCAACTCCCGATACCACCGTGCCTTCGCCTTCTCCGAGCACTGCTGCTCCGCTGTATGCTATGGTGGGGACTCTTGGTAAGATCGGATTGTCTGTCGCTGTTTTTGCAGctttttcttctacttttgCTTGA